Part of the Paenibacillus sp. YPG26 genome, CTGGGTGCTCAAATCGTAGGTATTGAAGCGTCCAATCTGATTGCTGAGCTTGGCTTGGCAATTGAGATGGGAGCGACTCTTGAAGATATCTCCCTTACCATTCATGCTCACCCGACACTTGGTGAGATTGTTATGGAAACGGCGGAGCTTGTTGAAGGTCATCCGATCCACGTATTGTCCCGCTAATCTTCAAATCGCCTGTGTTATCAACAACATAGGTCTCTTAAGCAAATGTTTACTTTTGTGGCAAGAACGTCTTGACGTTCTTGCCTTTCTTTTTTTTGTCTGTTAACAAGAGGGGCAGCCTCATGATATATTACATTCAAAGGGATAGTCGGAGGAGTGGTAGCGTGCATAATTATTTAGAATTGCTTCAGGATATATTGGATCACGGCACAAGGAAGGACGACCGGACAGGAACTGGCACAATTTCCGTGTTTGGCCGTCAGCTTCGCTTTGATCTGAGCAAGGGCTTTCCACTTGTGACGACCAAGAGAATTCACTTGAAATCGGTTATTCATGAATTATTGTGGTTCCTTAAAGGAGATACCAATATTTCTTATTTGAAAGAGCACGGGGTTAGAATTTGGGATGAATGGGCCGATGAGAACGGGGATTTGGGTCCAGTCTACGGCTCTCAGTGGCGTTCTTGGGAGACTCCGGAAGGCAAGCATATTGATCAGATCTCGAATGTAATTGATGCTATCAAGCGTAATCCTGATTCTCGAAGACACCTAGTCAGTGCTTGGAATGTAGCGGAGATTGAACAGATGAAGCTTCCTCCCTGCCACTTTGTATTTCAATTCTATGTCGCAGACGGCAAGCTATCGTGCATGCTCACGATGCGCTCTGTCGATACCTTCTTGGGTCTTCCATTCAATATTGCCAGCTATGCGCTGTTGACGCATATGGTAGCCCAGCAGTGTGATCTGGAGGTCGGTGAGTTCATTTGGTCGGGTGGAGATGTGCACATTTATACAAATCACCTGGAACAGGTCAATCTTCAGTTAACCCGGACTCCTTATGAGCTGCCTAAGCTTGTCATCAAGCGGAAGCCGGATTCGATCTTTGATTATACGTATGAAGACTTTGAGTTCTTGAATTATGTTCATCATCCGGCTATTAAAGCTCCGGTGTCAGTCTGATCAGTTAATGGCGGGAAGAAGAGAGCATTCTATCCCGCAGAACAGGAGGTCGTTGTTATGGGAATTACGCTTATATGGGCGATGGCTCAAGGAGGCGTTATAGGGAAGGATAACAAGCTGCCGTGGCGCCTGCCGGCTGATTTGGCTTTTTTTAAGGCACAGACACTCGGGAAAACGATGATTATGGGCAGAAAAACCTGGGAATCTATTGGAAGCAAGCCTTTGCCCGGCCGCCACAATGTAGTCCTCACGTTGGACGAGCGTTATATCGCTGAAGGTGGGGTGACCGTGCATTCCATACACGAGGCGCTGGATCTGCAGAAGCAGAATGAAGAATTGATGGTTATCGGTGGGGCGGGGGTGTTCCAGCATTTCCTACCCTATGCGGACAAACTGCTGGTTACTTTTATTGATGAGGAGATTGAAGGAGATGTTGTCTTTCCTCAATTCGATTGGTCCGAGTTCAGGATTACGGAAGAGATCCAAGGTGTTCAAGACGAGAAGAATCGCCATCCGTATCGATTTGTAACCTATGAACGAATTAGATCAGCTGCGCAATAATGCAAATTATTGTTGATAAAGTCCATTAATAAGAGTTCGATCGAATGATAATATATTTTAATATCAGGATAAGATTCGACAATTTCTATAAAGGGAACAGTGGATTTAAATTTTTCATTGTTCTTTTTATTGCGGATGAGCTGGTCAGAAGAAAATTCCCAGTTCATTCCTTGTAGATAAGCATTTGAAGAGATGGGGGAAAGTTAGATGTCTACACCTACGGGGTTCATGGAATTCAAAAGACAACTTCCGGGAGACCGCAGTCCCTCTGAACGGGTGAAGGACTGGGAAGAGTTCCACAAACATATGTCTGAAGAGGAACTACGGACACAGGGCGCCCGCTGTATGGATTGCGGTACACCATACTGCCACACTGGCATTGATATGACTGGCGGAACATCCGGGTGCCCGGTGCATAACCTGATTCCCGAGTGGAATAACTTGGTCTACCGCGGACAATGGAAGGATGCGCTGGATCGTCTTCATAAGACGAACAACTTTCCTGAATTCACGGGCCGGATTTGTCCAGCGCCTTGTGAAGGTTCCTGTACAGTTGGACTAATTGGTCAGCCTGTTACGATTAAGACGATTGAAGAAGCCATTATAGAGAGAGGCTTTGAAGAGGGATGGGTTGTAGCAGAACCACCCGAGAAGCGTACAGGTAAGAGGGTTGCTGTTGTAGGTTCCGGACCTGCTGGACTCGCCTGTGCGGCTCAGCTGAACAAAGCTGGACACGAGGTTACTGTATATGAGAGATCCGATCGTGTCGGCGGCCTGCTTATGTACGGAATTCCTTCAATGAAGCTGGATAAGGCTGTCGTTGAGAGACGTGTGAATCTTCTTGTTGAGGAAGGTGTTAAGTTTGTTACCAATACGGAGATCGGTAAAGATATTCCAACTCAGCAGCTTGTCGATGAGTTCGATGCCGTTGTCCTGTGCGGTGGAGCAACCAAGCCTCGAGAGTTCAACATTGAAGGCAGCAACTTGAATGGTGTGCAGTATGCAATGCCTTTCCTGAACAGTACGATCAAGAGTTATCTGGATTCTGGTCTGCAAGACGGTCAGTATATCTCTGCAGAAGGCAAGGATGTTATCGTAATTGGTGGCGGTGACACGGGCTCTGACTGTGTCGCTACTTCACTTCGCCATGGATGCAAGAGTATTACTCAGTTCGGTACACATACGAAGGCTCCGCTTGAGCGTGATCCTATCGAGAACCCTTGGCCTCAGTTCCCGAATGTATATACACTGGATTATGCGCAGGAAGAGGCCAAGGCGATCTACGGTGAGGATCCTCGCGAATTCTCGATCATGACCACCAAATTCGTAGGTGATGAAGAGGGCAACCTGAAGGAGCTTCACACGATCCAGATTCAACGTATCGTTGATGAGACGGGACGCAAGATCTATCAGCCAATTCCGGGTACGGAGCGAGTATTTCCGGCACAAATGGCTTTGATTGCAATCGGGTTCGATGGACCTGAGAATACGATCATTAATGAACTTTCCCTGGATACAGACCGCCGCTCCAACGTGAAAGCCCAGTACGGCAAGTATAAGACCAGCAGAGACAAAGTGTTCGCAGCAGGCGACATGCGCCGCGGCCAAAGTCTGGTTGTATGGGCAATTAATGAAGGCCGTGAGGCTGCACGTGAAGTGGACAAATTTTTGACAGGTGCTTCTGTTCTTGCCTAAGTCAAGTCCAATTGGTAAAGGCTTGGAATCATGACCATTCCCTCCTTCTACCGGATGAAATATGATATAATAATAGAATGCAACGGAGCTGCGCTGTGCGCGGCTCTTTTTGCGCCGAATAGGACTTGGGAGAGGGGAAGCGTCTCACCATGAAAACGCTAGTAATCGCAGAGAAACCGGATATGGGACGGACAATCGCCGCTGTTATTGAGCCAAAGGCGAAGAATAACCGGTCTTACCTGGAGGGCGAGCAGTATATTATAACCTGGGCCATAGGTCATCTGCTCGGCTTGGCTGAGCCGGATGCTTATGACCCCAAATATAAAAGATGGAACTTCTCGGATCTGCCGATTCTTCCAGATGCATTCAAGATTGTTCCGAATCCGAAGACGAAAGACCAGCTGAAAATAATTGGCGAGTTGGCCAAGCGTGCTGACCGAATTGTAAATGCTTGTGACGCCGGACGTGAAGGCCAGTATATTTTTGCCTTGATCCAGCAGCAATTGAAGCTGTCACAGCCGGTTAGAAGGTTATGGATTTCAGATTTGACTGCCGAGAGTATCGCAAAGGGCTTCGCTGAGCTTAAGGATGGCTCGGAATTCGTGAATCTGACCATTGCTGCAAGGGCGAGAAGCGAGGCAGACTGGCTGGTTGGCATGAATGCGTCAAGAGCCTTTACCACCAAGCATAAAGAGCTGCTCTCTGTCGGGCGGGTGCAGACACCTGTACTTGCTTTGATTTATGACAGACAGAAGGAAATTGAAAGCTTTGATTCACTCACTTATTACGAGATTAAGGCTGAATTCCAGCAGAAAGAACGCCGTTACTCAGGCTCCTGGCAGGGCGAAAGGATGACAGACAAGGAGAAGGCCGACAGGATCGCGGACAAGGTGCGTGGGAAGGAAGGCCGGATCACGGAGTATGAGGTTAAGGAAGCCAAGGAGTATCCTTTCAAGCTGTATGACTTGACCCTGCTGCAGCGTGAGGCTAATGCGAAATATGGGTATTCAGCCAAGAAGACGCTGGACATTGCCCAGGCACTTTATGAGAAGCATAAAGTGATAACGTATCCGCGTACAAGCTCGAATTATGTTACCGAGCAGAATATTGAAGGGATGCACAAGGCACTCCATATGCTCAAATCAACCGGTTATCAGGAGCTGGCGAGTGGAGCCCAGCCTCACCTGGTTCACAAGAATAACAAGTCGATCTGCAATCCGGCGCGCGTTGAGGATCACCATGCGATCCTGCCAACCCTCAAGCGTGCGGGCACACTGAGTTCGGAGGAGCAGAATGTATACGACCTTGTTATCCGGAGATTCCTGTCCCATTTCTATCTCCCAGCGGAGTACAAACAGCATACGGTGCTTACCGTTGTTGAAGGGGAGACGTTCAAGACAAACGTGAAACAGCTCATTTCCTTAGGATGGAAGGTCTGTCAAGGAAGTGACGACTCCCGGAGATCCAGCGGGAAGAACAAGAAGAAGGATGAGGAAGAGGAAGCAGAAGAGCTTGTTAGTGAAGCATTCCATGTGGACACGGACCTGCCTGCCCTCTGTGCGTCCTCAGAGGTGAAGGAGAAGGCTACCCAGCCGCCCAAGGCTTACACTGAGGGAACACTCCTCAAAGCCATGGAGAGCGCCGGGAAGCAGCTGGAGAACGAAGAGCTGCGCGAGGTCATGAAGGATGCTGGGCTGGGTACTCCGGCGACCCGCGCGGCGACAATAGAACGGCTGAAGAAGGTTGGATATATAACGATGCAGGGTAAAAGAATCACCGTCACGCCCAAAGGCCGTACCGCGGTTGAATTGATTCGGCATGCGGGCATTGAGCTTCTCACCTCGCCAGAGATGACAGGGCAGTGGGAGCGGCGCCTGCATCAGATCTCCAAGGGCGAAGCAGCCGGAGAGAAGTTCATGGAGAACGTGAAGAAATTTACCGTCTCCATTATTGAGAAGGTCCGCAGTCAGCCCAAAGCTTCCGCGTCCCTGTTCGAAGGGGAAGCCAAAGCGGCTGGACACAGCCGGACTGGCGGCACAAGACAGAGTGCGGGTGCAAGAGGAACAAGAACGGTCAGAACCAAGTCATCTGGAAGCCAAGCTGAGCATACAGGCAAAGCAAGCGGCCCAGTAGAGCGAGTCCCCATGGGAGCATGCCCCCGTTCGGGCTGCGGCGGGCAGCTAATTGAGGGTAAGAAGGGGTACGGATGCACTCATTTCAAGCTGGGATGCGGGTTTGTAATCTGGAAAGAATATTCCGGCAAGAAGATTTCTCACAATATGCTGACTTCGCTTATTGAGAAGGGGCAGACGCAGCTCCTGTCCTTCAAGGATGGGGAGCGTGAGTACAAAGCGCGGATCGTCTTACATGACAAGGAGAAGGGTCAGCTTCAGCTGGAGCGGACGGAATAGACAAGAAACGGACTCTTATGGAGTCCGTTTCTTGTGTTTGATCGCGATACTCTCAGCGATGATGCCTGGTACCTCCTCCAGAGACGAGACGGTGTACATCGCGGTAGACGGTTCATTTTTGAGTTCGACAATATTGTAAGACCATTCGTTCGGCAGCTTGATATAGATCGTGTTAATGCCTGCTGCAAGAGCAGGAATAATGTCGGTGCGCAGACTATTTCCAATCATCCACGTATGTTCTCTGTCAAAATGCCGGGAGGTCAGAATCTGCTCAAGCGCTTCCTCGTTCTTGTGCTGACGGATGTAGATCCGTTCGTTGAAATACGAAGCAAGCTTCATCTGCTCGATTTTGCGCTCCTGAATGACTCTCTCTCCGCCAGTATACAAATTAAGTTCGTGACCTTGACGGGATAATACCTCAAGAGTTTCGACCATGCCCGGATACGGCTCGATGGTCTGTTCATAGACACTCATGCCCAAGTCCATCAGCTTGTTCTCCTCAACCAGACTAATCTCGCGGCCTGTCATTCTGGAGAAGTAGTGGTAGGTCTCAATCAGGGATTGAGGAAATCTCTTGCTGGCAAATCCTGATTTGAGTACGCCTGCTACGTCGATTTCAAGCTGTTTGCTGCGGATTTCCGATGCCGTTAACCGATATTCACGGAACCATTCAAGCATTAGGTCGGCATACTTGCTTAAGATCATTTCAAAATACTTATTGCAGTGTATAAGGGTGTCATCCATATCAAAAATGAGTTGTTGACGAAATTGAGTAGGGTTCAAAGCAGGCTGCTCCTCTCTCCAATAGTACATATCTGCTGCTTAGTATAACTAGATAGCTTACATTATATTTGAATATACGTCTCCAGGAAGATCTGCAGCTCGGAGATGCCATCCGGACGGAAGCAGAATTTCTCCTGGTCGTTGGTTCCCAGATGAACTCTAAGTAGCCCAGCGACCCGCAGAAGCCTTAAATGATACATTAGCGTCTCCGTTGACTCATTCAGGAATTGCTGCATTTCCGGCATTGACTTGGGCTCGTCCGCAAGATAACGCAGCATGCGCAGACGTTCAGGCGCAGCCAAGGCACGGGTCAACCGGAGGAGGTGATTCGGCGCCTCGTCGGCATCCTCAAGCGGCAGGTCAACAGGATACTGAATCAGCAGCATATTGTTATAGAAACAGTAGGTGTTAATCGGCCGCAAATGAATAATGGGCAGGAGAATAACCTGCTCAATTGGCAGCTCATCAGAGACGATGAGTCCGCCGGAGGCATATTCTATGAGACTCTCGGGCTCCATTTTGTGCAGCAGGGCCAGCTTTTCCCCAGCATCCTCTTCAAGAAGCGGAACATATACGGATTCGATCTCTCTGAAATACACATCGTACCAGATTTGCAGCAAAGGTACATAATTATTACGTATCAGAAGCGCTTTATCGGCAGTCATATCAGGTATGTATGAGCGAATCATATCGCAGAGCGCTTCGGAAGAAGTGGACTTCAGGAAATTAAGATAATCCTCAATCTGGTTATGTTCGCCTCGACCAACCGCCCAGGCATAGAGCACATCATAATCCTCGAAAGGCCATGATGCCGCATCGGCAAAAGCTGCCCGGGTCGTATCGCTAAGGCGGGAATTAATCGTGTCAATCCACTCGGGACCCATGTCGATATTATTTGTCCATTTGCGTACAATATGAACCATGAAGCTTCCAAGCAGTTCATAGACCGGAGACACGTCTACTTTAACTGTATAAGCCATGTGAAAGGTGACCTCCCCAATTATTGCTTTATTTTTTCATTATGGCTTGTTCGCTGACAGGTGTCCACTATAACAATTGACCAGTTGATTATTAACGCGGGGGCACTCCTTTCAAACATGAAAAAGATAAGATAGAATAAGGAATAGAGATTTGGGAACTAAAGGGGATCTGAGGATGATTGAAGTCAGTCAGTTAAGCGTAGTAGCAGGAGCAGATAAGAAAGTCATCATCGATCAGATGAATCTGGGTTTTGAGCAGGGTGAGATGATTGGGGTGGTTGGCCCAAGCGGGAGCGGGAAGAGCACTCTCCTCCGCTGTCTGGCCCTGCGTGCAGGTTGGTCAGCTGGACGTTATGTTTTTGAAGGCAAGGAGATCATTAAGTCCGGGGGTAGAGGTTCCTCGAAGTACCGTTCGAAGTTCGCATATTTGGAACAAAATCCTGAGCTGAATACGCAGAAGACAGCCTTGAAGAATGTTCTGATCGGTCAAGCCGGCCAGACTTCGTTGATCCGCAGATTAACCGGAATGATTCGCTCAGATGATTACATGGGCGCTATGGATGAGCTGGAGAGGTTCGGACTATTGGATAAAGCCCATGTGCAGGCAGGCAAATTAAGCGGAGGAGAGCGTCAGCGTGTGGCAATATGCCGGGCTTTGGTTCACGGCGCCAAGCTGATCGCAGCG contains:
- a CDS encoding HAD family hydrolase — protein: MYYWREEQPALNPTQFRQQLIFDMDDTLIHCNKYFEMILSKYADLMLEWFREYRLTASEIRSKQLEIDVAGVLKSGFASKRFPQSLIETYHYFSRMTGREISLVEENKLMDLGMSVYEQTIEPYPGMVETLEVLSRQGHELNLYTGGERVIQERKIEQMKLASYFNERIYIRQHKNEEALEQILTSRHFDREHTWMIGNSLRTDIIPALAAGINTIYIKLPNEWSYNIVELKNEPSTAMYTVSSLEEVPGIIAESIAIKHKKRTP
- a CDS encoding glutamate synthase subunit beta gives rise to the protein MSTPTGFMEFKRQLPGDRSPSERVKDWEEFHKHMSEEELRTQGARCMDCGTPYCHTGIDMTGGTSGCPVHNLIPEWNNLVYRGQWKDALDRLHKTNNFPEFTGRICPAPCEGSCTVGLIGQPVTIKTIEEAIIERGFEEGWVVAEPPEKRTGKRVAVVGSGPAGLACAAQLNKAGHEVTVYERSDRVGGLLMYGIPSMKLDKAVVERRVNLLVEEGVKFVTNTEIGKDIPTQQLVDEFDAVVLCGGATKPREFNIEGSNLNGVQYAMPFLNSTIKSYLDSGLQDGQYISAEGKDVIVIGGGDTGSDCVATSLRHGCKSITQFGTHTKAPLERDPIENPWPQFPNVYTLDYAQEEAKAIYGEDPREFSIMTTKFVGDEEGNLKELHTIQIQRIVDETGRKIYQPIPGTERVFPAQMALIAIGFDGPENTIINELSLDTDRRSNVKAQYGKYKTSRDKVFAAGDMRRGQSLVVWAINEGREAAREVDKFLTGASVLA
- a CDS encoding helix-turn-helix domain-containing protein encodes the protein MAYTVKVDVSPVYELLGSFMVHIVRKWTNNIDMGPEWIDTINSRLSDTTRAAFADAASWPFEDYDVLYAWAVGRGEHNQIEDYLNFLKSTSSEALCDMIRSYIPDMTADKALLIRNNYVPLLQIWYDVYFREIESVYVPLLEEDAGEKLALLHKMEPESLIEYASGGLIVSDELPIEQVILLPIIHLRPINTYCFYNNMLLIQYPVDLPLEDADEAPNHLLRLTRALAAPERLRMLRYLADEPKSMPEMQQFLNESTETLMYHLRLLRVAGLLRVHLGTNDQEKFCFRPDGISELQIFLETYIQI
- the thyA gene encoding thymidylate synthase — encoded protein: MHNYLELLQDILDHGTRKDDRTGTGTISVFGRQLRFDLSKGFPLVTTKRIHLKSVIHELLWFLKGDTNISYLKEHGVRIWDEWADENGDLGPVYGSQWRSWETPEGKHIDQISNVIDAIKRNPDSRRHLVSAWNVAEIEQMKLPPCHFVFQFYVADGKLSCMLTMRSVDTFLGLPFNIASYALLTHMVAQQCDLEVGEFIWSGGDVHIYTNHLEQVNLQLTRTPYELPKLVIKRKPDSIFDYTYEDFEFLNYVHHPAIKAPVSV
- a CDS encoding dihydrofolate reductase, giving the protein MGITLIWAMAQGGVIGKDNKLPWRLPADLAFFKAQTLGKTMIMGRKTWESIGSKPLPGRHNVVLTLDERYIAEGGVTVHSIHEALDLQKQNEELMVIGGAGVFQHFLPYADKLLVTFIDEEIEGDVVFPQFDWSEFRITEEIQGVQDEKNRHPYRFVTYERIRSAAQ
- a CDS encoding type IA DNA topoisomerase, with amino-acid sequence MKTLVIAEKPDMGRTIAAVIEPKAKNNRSYLEGEQYIITWAIGHLLGLAEPDAYDPKYKRWNFSDLPILPDAFKIVPNPKTKDQLKIIGELAKRADRIVNACDAGREGQYIFALIQQQLKLSQPVRRLWISDLTAESIAKGFAELKDGSEFVNLTIAARARSEADWLVGMNASRAFTTKHKELLSVGRVQTPVLALIYDRQKEIESFDSLTYYEIKAEFQQKERRYSGSWQGERMTDKEKADRIADKVRGKEGRITEYEVKEAKEYPFKLYDLTLLQREANAKYGYSAKKTLDIAQALYEKHKVITYPRTSSNYVTEQNIEGMHKALHMLKSTGYQELASGAQPHLVHKNNKSICNPARVEDHHAILPTLKRAGTLSSEEQNVYDLVIRRFLSHFYLPAEYKQHTVLTVVEGETFKTNVKQLISLGWKVCQGSDDSRRSSGKNKKKDEEEEAEELVSEAFHVDTDLPALCASSEVKEKATQPPKAYTEGTLLKAMESAGKQLENEELREVMKDAGLGTPATRAATIERLKKVGYITMQGKRITVTPKGRTAVELIRHAGIELLTSPEMTGQWERRLHQISKGEAAGEKFMENVKKFTVSIIEKVRSQPKASASLFEGEAKAAGHSRTGGTRQSAGARGTRTVRTKSSGSQAEHTGKASGPVERVPMGACPRSGCGGQLIEGKKGYGCTHFKLGCGFVIWKEYSGKKISHNMLTSLIEKGQTQLLSFKDGEREYKARIVLHDKEKGQLQLERTE
- a CDS encoding ATP-binding cassette domain-containing protein translates to MIEVSQLSVVAGADKKVIIDQMNLGFEQGEMIGVVGPSGSGKSTLLRCLALRAGWSAGRYVFEGKEIIKSGGRGSSKYRSKFAYLEQNPELNTQKTALKNVLIGQAGQTSLIRRLTGMIRSDDYMGAMDELERFGLLDKAHVQAGKLSGGERQRVAICRALVHGAKLIAADEPVIGLDKYATDKVLTTLKELCTREQATVIAVLPIELAEQYCTRIWGINDGRLQWDVRGRRLTSEEKQLI